The following coding sequences lie in one Benincasa hispida cultivar B227 chromosome 6, ASM972705v1, whole genome shotgun sequence genomic window:
- the LOC120079286 gene encoding photosystem II protein D1-like: MIPTLLTTTSVFIIAFIAAPPVDIDGIREPVSGSLLYGNNIISGVIIPTSATIGLHFYPIWEAASIDEWLYNAGPYELIVLHFLLGVACYMGREWELSFRLGMRPWIAVAYSAPVAAEKR; encoded by the coding sequence ATGATCCCTACCTTATTGACCACAACTTCTGTATTTATTATTGCCTTCATTGCTGCTCCTCCAGTAGATATTGATGGTATTCGTGAACCTGTTTCTGGATCTCTACTTTACGGAAACAATATTATTTCTGGTGTTATTATCCCTACTTCTGCAACTATCGGTTTGCACTTTTACCCAATTTGGGAAGCTGCTTCCATTGATGAATGGTTATACAATGCTGGTCCTTATGAGCTAATTGTTCTACACTTCTTACTTGGTGTAGCATGTTACATGGGTCGAGAGTGGGAACTTAGTTTCCGTCTGGGTATGCGTCCTTGGATTGCTGTTGCATATTCAGCTCCTGTTGCAGCTGAAAAACGCTAG